From the Pseudomonadales bacterium genome, one window contains:
- the rplJ gene encoding 50S ribosomal protein L10: MALGLEDKKAIVAEVRETATKALSVVIADARGVSVTNLTSLRKQAREAKVVVRVVRNTLAKRAVEGTEFECIGPALVGPSLLAFSLEDPGAAARIFKDFAKQVEAFEVKALAVSGRLMGAEQIDVLASLPTRDQAISMLMSVIQAPIAKLARTLNEVPGKLVRTIAAVRDQKEAA, from the coding sequence GTGGCACTAGGACTCGAAGACAAGAAGGCGATCGTCGCTGAAGTCAGAGAGACCGCCACCAAAGCCCTGTCCGTCGTGATCGCAGACGCCCGTGGGGTCAGCGTCACGAATCTCACCAGCCTGCGCAAGCAGGCGCGCGAAGCCAAGGTGGTGGTGCGGGTTGTCCGCAACACGTTGGCGAAGCGCGCGGTCGAAGGCACCGAATTCGAGTGCATCGGGCCGGCGCTGGTGGGGCCTTCACTGCTCGCGTTCTCTCTGGAGGACCCGGGCGCTGCCGCGCGAATCTTCAAGGATTTCGCCAAGCAGGTGGAGGCATTCGAGGTCAAGGCTCTGGCGGTGAGCGGCCGACTGATGGGGGCCGAGCAGATCGACGTTCTCGCGTCGCTGCCGACCCGCGACCAGGCAATTTCGATGCTGATGAGTGTCATCCAGGCACCGATTGCCAAGCTCGCACGCACGCTGAACGAGGTTCCGGGCAAGCTTGTCCGTACCATCGCTGCCGTGCGCGATCAGAAGGAAGCCGCCTGA
- the rplA gene encoding 50S ribosomal protein L1, with translation MARMTKKQKAIAAQLVSGKQYSIDEAVTLLGSLPRAKFAESIDVAVNLGVDARKSDQQVRGATTLPHGTGKTVRVAVFTQGANAEAAKAAGADVVGMDDLAEQVKAGNLDFDVVIASPDAMRVVGQLGQILGPRGLMPNPKTGTVTPDVATAVRNAKSGQVRYRTDKNGIVHGAIGRSGFEVRAIKENLEALLGDLRKAKPATSKGVYLKKITLSTTMGPGLAIDQSSLEI, from the coding sequence ATGGCAAGGATGACGAAAAAGCAAAAGGCGATCGCGGCGCAGCTGGTATCCGGCAAACAGTACTCCATCGATGAGGCAGTGACGCTGCTCGGCAGTCTGCCGCGCGCGAAGTTTGCGGAGTCGATCGACGTGGCGGTCAACCTCGGTGTCGACGCACGCAAATCCGACCAGCAGGTACGCGGAGCGACCACGCTGCCGCACGGTACCGGCAAGACGGTGCGCGTGGCGGTCTTCACGCAGGGCGCGAACGCCGAGGCAGCGAAGGCTGCCGGGGCCGACGTGGTCGGCATGGACGACCTGGCCGAACAGGTCAAGGCCGGCAACCTGGATTTCGACGTGGTGATCGCCTCGCCGGACGCGATGCGTGTGGTCGGCCAGCTTGGCCAGATCCTCGGTCCCCGCGGTCTGATGCCGAACCCGAAGACCGGCACCGTCACCCCCGATGTGGCCACTGCGGTGCGCAACGCGAAGAGCGGCCAGGTGCGTTACCGCACCGACAAGAACGGCATCGTTCACGGAGCCATCGGCAGGTCCGGCTTCGAGGTGCGCGCGATCAAGGAAAATCTGGAAGCCCTGCTGGGGGATTTGCGCAAGGCGAAGCCTGCAACCTCGAAGGGCGTGTATCTGAAGAAAATCACCCTGTCGACGACGATGGGGCCGGGTCTCGCGATCGACCAGTCGAGTCTCGAGATCTGA